In one window of Thermodesulfobacteriota bacterium DNA:
- a CDS encoding aspartate carbamoyltransferase catalytic subunit, with protein MKLKRKDLIGIEGLDRDELELLLSTAESFKEVSEREIKKVPTLRGKTIINLFYEPSTRTRTSFEIAAKRMSADAVNISVSASSVSKGETLRDTAMNLGAMRPDCIVVRHSSSGTPEMLSRYLTCPVVNAGDGAHEHPSQALLDMLTVRERKGAIEGLKVSIIGDIAHSRVARSNIYGFTKMGAEVTVAGPPTMLPVGIERLGCRATSDMEEAVRGADVIMMLRIQLERQSESFFPSAREYSRLYGLDVTKLRNAKEGVIILHPGPMNRGVEISPEVADGPYSVILDQVTNGVAVRMAIFYLLVGGAREEHHV; from the coding sequence ATGAAGCTTAAAAGAAAAGACCTTATTGGCATTGAGGGGCTCGACAGGGACGAGCTGGAGCTCTTGCTCTCGACCGCGGAGTCGTTCAAGGAAGTATCCGAGAGGGAGATAAAGAAGGTCCCCACCCTGAGGGGCAAGACCATCATCAACCTCTTCTACGAGCCTTCCACCCGCACCCGGACATCGTTCGAGATAGCAGCCAAGCGCATGAGCGCGGACGCCGTGAACATCTCGGTGTCGGCAAGCTCGGTATCAAAGGGCGAAACACTCAGGGACACGGCCATGAACCTCGGCGCCATGAGGCCTGACTGCATCGTCGTAAGGCATTCCTCATCCGGCACCCCGGAGATGCTATCAAGGTATCTCACCTGCCCGGTCGTGAACGCAGGTGACGGCGCGCACGAGCACCCGAGCCAGGCGCTCCTCGACATGCTGACGGTTCGGGAAAGGAAGGGAGCGATAGAGGGGCTAAAGGTATCCATAATAGGCGACATAGCGCATTCGAGGGTCGCCCGCTCTAACATCTACGGCTTTACGAAAATGGGCGCCGAGGTGACGGTCGCGGGCCCGCCGACCATGCTCCCTGTCGGCATAGAGAGGCTCGGCTGCAGGGCGACTTCCGATATGGAGGAGGCCGTAAGGGGGGCGGACGTCATAATGATGCTCCGTATCCAGCTCGAACGCCAGAGCGAGTCCTTCTTCCCGAGCGCGAGGGAATACTCGCGGCTCTACGGGCTTGACGTGACTAAGCTCAGGAACGCGAAAGAGGGCGTGATCATACTCCACCCGGGCCCCATGAACAGGGGGGTCGAGATATCGCCGGAGGTGGCGGACGGCCCCTATTCCGTGATACTGGACCAGGTGACCAACGGGGTCGCCGTGAGGATGGCGATATTCTACCTGCTTGTCGGCGGGGCGAGGGAAGAGCACCATGTCTGA